One Mauremys mutica isolate MM-2020 ecotype Southern chromosome 9, ASM2049712v1, whole genome shotgun sequence DNA segment encodes these proteins:
- the ERCC6L gene encoding DNA excision repair protein ERCC-6-like has protein sequence MAGPGPAGLYERYVTQAKEAARNGNLEESLKLFNLANDIHPSEKLKSRIKRLEETLAELALATEEEEGFVDVCNSGLMIYGEMHNKLFEYQREGVAFLYSLYRDGRQGGILADDMGLGKTIQIIAFLSGMFDAELIQFVLLVMPTTLVSNWMREFAKWTPGLRVKDFHGTSKTERNRKLERIQRKNGIVITTYQMLINNWQQLSSLSGREFVWDYIILDEAHKIKSPSAKTTKSVYAIPAKNRILLTGTPVQNNLREMWSLFDFACQGALLGTAKTFKMEYENPITRAREKDATPGEKALGLKISENLMTIIKPYFLRRTKEDIQKKYKSDEVKTHLPEDQSKDIAPVMPSLTRKNDFIVWVYLAPVQEEIYRNFLSLDHVKEVLMTTRSPLAELNVLKKLCDHPRLLSARACSQLGLEGGGYSEQDDENEGDAFSGANKIDHLSDEILIQESGKLLFLMGLLERLQEEGHRTLVFSQSRKMLDILERILTHRNFRTMRIDGTVTHLVERERRIGVFQSNKDYSVFLLTTQVGGVGITLTAASRVVIVDPSWNPATDAQAVDRAYRIGQKENVVIYRLITCGTVEEKIYRRQVFKDSLIRQTTGDKKNPFRYFTKQELRELFTLGDTQTSATQIQLQSLHATQRKTDLELDEHIAYLHSLEMFGISDHDLMYTREIAQEEQAENEEAHQYIKQRVQKAQELVQLESQLKDQLMGRIRSDTEGAWLRHPVSSSQPKKKSPEFNINHFISPPALVEPSNDEAVDLTEDEDVANVSARMTSLVIVDSGEEKPAQDVSNTDVNELLTSSKVLKQSNIHEAEQKLDPNFIPSSLGVHSFANKESHSPESRRHSHFSHSINNVQITSSLFSQPSFNGSVIAVPKRYRNAEMSLQTHDPLTNPEDDGNENPEIASPVASKSLLNVMSEFPSGLQKSHVSEASLEATSVASSQYQADFNLVLEDSEDGQQDVSKRGKLLEYTENTGFHLQVGNHGSSAMNSWVREHDDDFGNSCNVAMDNLNDSIPVSEALMESGDDMPIGKKKRARRIVSDSEDEDNSVMILDENLLEKMFSPLNSPLCPSLMGITSSTPKCDRPMVDPTFSPRGNRSTASRRSLINVVLDQVEDIEETIGALGQTEDSDEVQELVVEEAEEHSVEPEEEPIGETLDTESTTSYLDDTESVVSEADEIEREPQEESTGDPELLSGEQMDCFSKESAGQKDNQTTVDSLHAPDNYDALIECGKKLKDNGKLQDALNCFLQALDIKNGDPEVMLITLNLYKQLSQR, from the exons AtggcggggcccggcccggcggggctCTACGAGAG GTATGTGACTCAGGCAAAAGAAGCAGCCAGAAATGGAAATCTGGAAGAGTCTCTTAAACTCTTCAATCTTGCAAATGATATTCATCCCAGTGAAAAgctgaagagcagaatcaaaagGCTTGAGGAAACACTTGCAGAGCTGGCACTTGCCacagaggaagaggagggatTTGTGGATGTATGTAACAGTGGTCTAATGATCTATGGAGAGATGCACAACAAACTCTTTGAGTATCAGAGAGAAGGTGTCGCCTTCCTATACAGCCTCTACCGTGATGGAAGACAAGGAGGTATATTGGCAGATGACATGGGTTTGGGAAAGACTATCCAGATCATTGCATTCCTTTCTGGGATGTTTGATGCTGAACTCATACAGTTTGTACTGCTAGTCATGCCAACCACCCTTGTTAGCAACTGGATGAGAGAGTTTGCCAAGTGGACTCCAGGACTGAGGGTGAAAGACTTTCATGGCACCAGCAAGACTGAGCGTAACAGAAAACTAGAGAGAATCCAAAGAAAGAATGGCATAGTGATCACAACATATCAAATGCTGATCAATAACTGGCAGCAGCTTTCTAGCCTTAGTGGACGAGAGTTTGTCTGGGACTATATTATTCTTGATGAAGCCCACAAAATTAAGTCCCCATCTGCTAAAACCACTAAATCTGTATATGCTATTCCTGCAAAAAATCGCATCCTCCTCACAGGGACACCAGTCCAAAATAATCTGCGTGAGATGTGGTCCTTGTTTGACTTTGCATGTCAGGGGGCCCTCCTAGGAACCGCGAAGACCTTTAAAATGGAATATGAGAATCCTATTACAAGGGCAAGGGAGAAAGATGCGACTCCAGGAGAGAAAGCACTTGGTCTTAAGATCTCTGAAAATCTAATGACCATTATAAAACCATACTTTCTTCGAAGAACTAAAGAAGACATACAAAAGAAGTACAAGTCTGACGAAGTGAAAACCCATCTTCCTGAAGATCAGAGTAAGGACATTGCTCCTGTGATGCCTTCTCTTACCAGGAAAAATGACTTCATTGTGTGGGTGTATTTAGCACCAGTTCAAGAAGAAATATACAGGAACTTTCTCTCTTTGGATCATGTGAAGGAGGTGTTAATGACAACGCGGTCACCTTTGGCGGAGCTGAATGTTTTAAAGAAACTATGTGATCACCCCAGGTTATTGTCAGCACGAGCATGTAGCCAGCTTGGCTTGGAAGGAGGTGGTTACTCTGAGCAGGATGATGAGAATGAAGGGGATGCATTTTCAGGAGCTAACAAAATTGATCATCTCTCTGATGAGATTCTGATTCAGGAGTCTGGGAAATTGCTGTTCCTCATGGGACTTCTAGAAAGGCTGCAAGAGGAGGGGCATAGAACTTTGGTATTTTCTCAATCAAGAAAAATGCTGGATATCTTAGAGCGCATTTTAACTCACAGAAATTTTAGGACCATGCGTATTGATGGAACAGTGACACACTTAGtggaaagggagaggaggatTGGTGTGTTTCAGAGTAATAAGGATTACTCTGTCTTTTTGCTTACTACACAAGTAGGTGGTGTTGGCATAACCTTAACAGCAGCTAGCAGAGTGGTGATCGTTGATCCCAGTTGGAATCCAGCTACTGATGCCCAAGCTGTGGACAGAGCTTATAGGATTGGACAAAAAGAAAATGTAGTGATTTATAGGCTGATTACCTGTGGTACAGTGGAAGAAAAAATATATAGGCGACAAGTCTTCAAGGATTCATTAATAAGACAAACTACTGGGGACAAAAAGAACCCATTTAGGTATTTCACTAAACAGGAATTACGGGAGCTCTTTACATTAGGAGATACTCAAACCTCTGCAACGCAGATTCAGCTGCAGTCCTTGCATGCCACTCAAAGAAAGACTGACTTAGAGCTGGATGAACATATTGCTTATCTGCACTCGCTGGAAATGTTTGGCATTTCAGATCATGACTTAATGTATACACGAGAAATAGCTCAAGAAGAACAGGCTGAGAATGAAGAAGCTCATCAGTACATTAAACAAAGGGTACAGAAGGCCCAAGAGCTGGTCCAGTTAGAATCTCAGCTCAAAGACCAATTGATGGGGAGAATCAGAAGTGATACTGAGGGAGCATGGCTGAGACACCCAGTATCGTCTTCCCAACCAAAAAAGAAATCACCAGAGTTTAACATAAATCACTTTATTTCACCACCTGCATTAGTTGAACCTTCAAATGATGAAGCTGTTGATCTTACAGAGGATGAAGATGTTGCTAATGTTAGTGCTAGAATGACAAGTTTGGTTattgtggattcaggggaagagAAGCCAGCACAGGATGTGTCTAATACGGATGTTAATGAATTACTTACTAGCAGTAAGGTATTGAAACAATCCAATATACATGAAGCTGAACAAAAACTTGATCCAAATTTTATACCATCTTCCCTTGGAGTTCACTCATTTGCTAACAAAGAGAGTCATAGTCCTGAATCAAGAAGACACTCTCATTTCTCACATAGCATAAACAATGTCCAAATTACCTCTTCGCTGTTTTCACAGCCTTCGTTTAATGGATCTGTCATTGCTGTTCCTAAAAGATACAGAAATGCAGAAATGTCACTTCAAACTCATGATCCTCTTACTAACCCAGAAGATGATGGGAATGAAAATCCTGAGATAGCTTCTCCAGTAGCATCCAAAAGTCTATTGAATGTCATGTCAGAATTCCCTAGTGGACTCCAGAAGTCTCATGTGAGTGAAGCCAGCTTGGAGGCTACATCTGTTGCATCTTCTCAGTATCAGGCTGACTTCAATCTTGTTTTGGAAGACTCTGAAGATGGACAGCAAGACGTCTCAAAAAGGGGAAAATTACTGGAGTACACAGAAAACACAGGCTTTCATCTCCAAGTAGGAAACCATGGCAGTTCTGCAATGAATTCTTGGGTAAGAGAACATGATGACGACTTTGGGAATTCCTGTAACGTAGCCATGGATAATCTAAATGACTCTATACCAGTGAGTGAAGCCTTGATGGAAAGTGGTGATGACATGCCTATTGGCAAAAAGAAGAGGGCTCGAAGAATTGTTTCTGATAGTGAAGATGAAGATAATTCAGTCATGATTTTGGATGAAAATCTGCTTGAAAAAATGTTCTCACCCTTAAACAGCCCTCTATGTCCATCTCTGATGGGGATTACTTCATCTACTCCTAAATGTGATAGACCTATGGTAGACCCCACTTTTTCCCCAAGAGGAAACAGGTCTACAGCTTCTAGAAGATCTCTTATTAATGTAGTGTTGGACCAGGTTGAGGATATTGAAGAAACCATAGGAGCTCTCGGCCAAACAGAGGATAGTGATGAGGTGCAAGAACTTGTGGTAGAAGAAGCTGAAGAGCATAGTGTGGAGCCTGAGGAAGAACCTATTGGAGAAACACTTGATACAGAAAGTACAACCAGTTATTTAGATGATACAGAGTCTGTTGTATCTGAGGCAGATGAAATTGAGAGAGAGCCTCAAGAGGAATCTACTGGTGATCCTGAGCTGCTATCTGGTGAGCAAATGGACTGCTTTTCAAAGGAGAGTGCAGGCCAGAAAGATAATCAGACTACTGTGGATTCTCTTCATGCACCAGATAATTATGATGCCCTGATAGAATGTGGGAAGAAACTGAAAGATAATGGAAAACTACAAGATGCATTGAACTGTTTCCTGCAAGCTCTTGATATAAAAAATGGAGATCCTGAAGTTATGCTTATAACCTTAAATTTGTATAAACAACTATCGCAGAGGTGA
- the PIN4 gene encoding peptidyl-prolyl cis-trans isomerase NIMA-interacting 4 isoform X2, with protein sequence MPPKGKSGGKRGAAGGGGSAERQAPAPKGGGSSVKVRHILCEKHSKIMEAMEKLKSGVRFSEVASQYSEDKARQGGDLGWMTRGSMVGPFQEAAFTLAVSSMDKPVYTDPPVKTKFGYHIIMVEGRK encoded by the exons ATGCCCCCCAAAGGGAAAAGCGGCGGCAAAA gaggagctgctggcggCGGGGGCAGTGCCGAGAGGCAGGCCCCAGCCCCAAAGGGTGGGGGCAGCTCTGTGAAG GTTAGACACATTCTATGTGAAAAGCACAGCAAAATCATGGAGGCCATGGAGAAGCTGAAGTCTGGAGTGCGCTTCAGTGAAGTAGCCTCACAGTACAGTGAAGATAAAGCCAGACAAGGG GGAGACTTGGGCTGGATGACCAGAGGTTCTATGGTGGGACCTTTCCAGGAAGCAGCATTCACCTTGGCAGTCAGCAGTATGGATAAGCCAGTGTACACAGACCCTCCTGTCAAAACGAAGTTTGGATACCACATAATTATGGTTGAAGggagaaaataa
- the PIN4 gene encoding peptidyl-prolyl cis-trans isomerase NIMA-interacting 4 isoform X1 produces the protein MPPKGKSGGKSGKGGAAGGGGSAERQAPAPKGGGSSVKVRHILCEKHSKIMEAMEKLKSGVRFSEVASQYSEDKARQGGDLGWMTRGSMVGPFQEAAFTLAVSSMDKPVYTDPPVKTKFGYHIIMVEGRK, from the exons ATGCCCCCCAAAGGGAAAAGCGGCGGCAAAAGTGGGAAGG gaggagctgctggcggCGGGGGCAGTGCCGAGAGGCAGGCCCCAGCCCCAAAGGGTGGGGGCAGCTCTGTGAAG GTTAGACACATTCTATGTGAAAAGCACAGCAAAATCATGGAGGCCATGGAGAAGCTGAAGTCTGGAGTGCGCTTCAGTGAAGTAGCCTCACAGTACAGTGAAGATAAAGCCAGACAAGGG GGAGACTTGGGCTGGATGACCAGAGGTTCTATGGTGGGACCTTTCCAGGAAGCAGCATTCACCTTGGCAGTCAGCAGTATGGATAAGCCAGTGTACACAGACCCTCCTGTCAAAACGAAGTTTGGATACCACATAATTATGGTTGAAGggagaaaataa